The Saccharopolyspora gloriosae genome window below encodes:
- a CDS encoding S1 family peptidase, protein MTRKLAARVAGTIVLAAGTVAAFTMPASATVAPAPEKAATQLEAMQRDLGLTADQAQARLHSEAIANTANQTLRGSLGEAFGGSRYDADLGKLVVGVTDANLIDQVRAAGAEAKLVEYSTAQLGGVVDGLNAHQAPQGVTGWYLDSAANSVVLTAATGSAATATEFVRSTGVDQQAVRVVESEEAPRILADVVGGNAYMIGSGARCSIGFSVEGGFVSAGHCGSEGDTTSTPSGTFAGSSFPGDDYSYVETASGETPQPLVNDYAGGTVGVGGSTEAAEGASICRSGSTTGWHCGTVEAKNQTVNYAEGTVEGLTRTDVCAEPGDSGGSWLSDDQAQGVTSGGSGDCTNGGTTYFQPVNEILDAYGLTLLTQ, encoded by the coding sequence ATGACGCGCAAGCTCGCGGCCAGAGTGGCCGGGACGATCGTGCTGGCCGCCGGAACCGTCGCCGCCTTCACCATGCCCGCCTCGGCCACCGTCGCACCCGCGCCGGAGAAGGCCGCCACCCAGCTCGAAGCCATGCAGCGCGACCTCGGCCTCACCGCCGACCAGGCGCAGGCCCGGCTGCACAGCGAGGCCATCGCCAACACCGCGAACCAGACGCTGCGCGGCTCGCTCGGCGAGGCGTTCGGCGGCTCCCGCTACGACGCCGACCTGGGCAAGCTCGTCGTCGGCGTCACCGACGCGAACCTGATCGACCAGGTTCGGGCCGCCGGAGCCGAAGCGAAGCTGGTCGAGTACAGCACCGCGCAGCTCGGCGGAGTCGTGGACGGCCTCAACGCCCACCAGGCCCCGCAGGGCGTCACCGGGTGGTACCTCGACTCGGCCGCCAACTCGGTCGTGCTCACCGCCGCCACCGGTTCGGCCGCCACGGCCACCGAGTTCGTGCGCTCCACCGGCGTGGACCAGCAGGCCGTGCGGGTCGTCGAATCCGAGGAAGCCCCGCGCATCCTCGCCGACGTGGTCGGCGGCAACGCCTACATGATCGGCAGCGGCGCCCGCTGCTCCATCGGTTTCTCCGTCGAAGGCGGCTTCGTCAGCGCCGGGCACTGCGGTAGCGAGGGCGACACGACCAGCACGCCGTCGGGCACCTTCGCCGGTTCCTCGTTCCCGGGCGACGACTACTCCTACGTGGAGACCGCGTCCGGCGAGACCCCCCAGCCGCTGGTGAACGACTACGCGGGCGGCACCGTCGGCGTCGGCGGTTCGACCGAGGCCGCCGAAGGCGCCTCGATCTGCCGCTCCGGTTCCACCACCGGCTGGCACTGCGGCACCGTCGAAGCCAAGAACCAGACGGTGAACTACGCCGAAGGCACCGTCGAGGGCCTCACCCGAACCGACGTGTGCGCCGAGCCCGGTGACTCCGGCGGTTCGTGGCTGTCCGACGACCAGGCGCAGGGCGTGACCTCCGGTGGTTCGGGCGACTGCACCAACGGCGGTACCACGTACTTCCAGCCGGTCAACGAGATCCTGGACGCCTACGGCCTCACCCTGCTCACCCAGTGA
- the thiE gene encoding thiamine phosphate synthase, whose translation MPGLDGYGIRTRLADARLYLCTDARGERGDLAEFAEAALSGGVDIIQLRDKTSGGAPLEARQELAALEVLAEACVRHGALLAVNDRADVALTAEADVLHLGQDDLPVPAARRIVGDEVVIGRSTHDVVQADAAATEPGVDYFCTGPVWTTPTKPGREAAGLELVRHAAEHRGHGRPWFAIGGVDHANLAEAVAAGAERIVVVRAITEAEDPQSAAESLRAGLPT comes from the coding sequence ATGCCCGGATTGGACGGTTACGGCATCCGCACGCGGCTCGCCGACGCACGGCTGTACCTCTGCACCGACGCGCGCGGGGAGCGGGGTGATCTGGCCGAGTTCGCCGAGGCCGCGTTGTCCGGCGGCGTCGACATCATCCAGCTGCGGGACAAGACCTCCGGCGGCGCGCCGTTGGAGGCGCGCCAGGAGCTCGCCGCGCTGGAGGTGCTGGCGGAGGCGTGCGTGCGGCACGGCGCACTGCTGGCGGTGAACGACCGCGCGGACGTGGCGCTGACCGCGGAGGCGGACGTGCTGCACCTGGGTCAGGACGACCTGCCGGTGCCGGCGGCGCGGCGCATCGTCGGCGACGAGGTGGTGATCGGCCGTTCCACGCACGACGTGGTGCAGGCGGACGCGGCGGCCACGGAACCGGGCGTGGACTACTTCTGCACCGGCCCGGTGTGGACGACGCCGACGAAGCCGGGCCGCGAGGCGGCGGGGCTGGAGCTGGTGCGCCACGCCGCGGAGCACCGCGGGCACGGCAGGCCGTGGTTCGCGATCGGCGGCGTGGACCACGCGAACCTCGCCGAAGCGGTCGCGGCAGGCGCGGAACGAATCGTCGTGGTCCGCGCGATCACCGAAGCCGAAGACCCCCAGTCCGCCGCCGAATCACTCCGAGCAGGCCTCCCGACCTGA
- the thiO gene encoding glycine oxidase ThiO, whose translation MSQQSAVTVVGGGIIGLAVAWKAARAGHRVQLVDAGERAASWVAGGMLAPVAEASPGEEELLELGSDSLRRWPEFATELAADSGLPTGLRREGTLVVGVDGADRAELDMLADHLASRGRSVTRLTGRELRRAEPSLGPAVRRGLEVPGDLAVDNRVALAALRKAAAAAGVDFRDGRALRVRPGAVELADGTAHCDVAVIAAGARSGELHPGLTGRIRPVKGEVLRLRARATALPPPTRTVRGPVHGRQVYLVPRDDGGLVVGATQYDAGYDLDVTVGGVRDLLADAERLVPGLAEYALVEAIAGHRPGTHDNLPLIGELEPGVLAATGHHRNGFLLAPITADAVLAALSGAEPTATAADPGRGARPVSHDRGGQPCK comes from the coding sequence ATGTCGCAGCAGTCAGCCGTCACCGTCGTGGGCGGCGGGATCATCGGTCTCGCCGTCGCGTGGAAAGCCGCGCGCGCGGGGCACCGCGTCCAGCTCGTCGACGCCGGTGAACGCGCCGCGTCGTGGGTCGCAGGTGGCATGCTCGCGCCCGTCGCCGAAGCGTCCCCCGGCGAGGAGGAACTGCTCGAACTCGGCTCCGACTCGCTGCGGCGCTGGCCCGAGTTCGCCACGGAACTGGCCGCGGACTCCGGCCTGCCCACCGGACTGCGCCGGGAAGGCACGCTCGTCGTCGGCGTCGACGGCGCCGACCGCGCCGAACTGGACATGCTCGCCGACCACCTCGCGTCCCGCGGGCGCAGCGTCACCCGGCTCACCGGCCGGGAACTGCGCCGCGCCGAACCGTCGCTCGGCCCAGCCGTGCGCCGCGGCCTGGAAGTGCCGGGCGACCTCGCCGTGGACAACCGGGTGGCGCTGGCCGCGCTGCGGAAGGCGGCGGCAGCGGCGGGCGTCGACTTCCGCGACGGGCGGGCGCTGCGGGTGCGGCCCGGCGCGGTGGAACTCGCCGACGGCACCGCGCACTGCGACGTCGCGGTGATCGCCGCCGGCGCCCGCTCCGGCGAGCTGCACCCCGGGCTGACCGGGCGAATCCGGCCCGTGAAGGGGGAGGTGCTGCGGCTGCGGGCGCGCGCCACGGCGCTGCCGCCCCCGACCCGGACCGTGCGCGGACCGGTGCACGGCAGGCAGGTCTACCTGGTGCCGCGCGACGACGGCGGACTCGTCGTCGGCGCCACCCAGTACGACGCGGGCTACGACCTCGACGTCACCGTCGGCGGAGTGCGGGACCTGCTCGCGGACGCGGAACGGCTGGTGCCGGGCCTCGCCGAGTACGCGCTGGTCGAAGCCATCGCCGGACACCGGCCCGGCACGCACGACAACCTGCCGCTGATCGGCGAGCTGGAACCCGGCGTGCTCGCCGCGACCGGGCACCACCGCAACGGTTTCCTGCTCGCACCGATCACCGCCGACGCGGTGCTCGCGGCGCTGTCCGGCGCGGAACCCACCGCGACCGCCGCCGACCCCGGGCGAGGCGCGCGGCCCGTTTCCCACGACAGAGGAGGGCAACCGTGCAAGTAG
- a CDS encoding GntR family transcriptional regulator has translation MLETSVSGGADTPVRAQREPKYWGLKQHLLDMLRSLPPGSPIPTERALAAEFDVSRTTVRQALAELTVEGRLLRVQGKGTFAAKPKVAQRLQLSSYTEDMRAQGRQPTSRLLEVVEEPADHELATLLGTRPGATALRLRRLRLADGEPMAIETTHLALSRFRGLTTRLESGGSLYRVLREHFGVELGHADETIETALASPEEAETLGADVGLPMLLLSRHSFDAAGEPVEWVRSIYRGDRYKFVARLNPPK, from the coding sequence ATGCTGGAAACGTCGGTGTCCGGCGGGGCGGACACCCCGGTGCGCGCGCAGCGCGAACCCAAGTACTGGGGGCTCAAGCAGCACCTGCTGGACATGCTGCGCTCGCTGCCGCCGGGATCACCGATCCCGACCGAGCGCGCGCTGGCCGCGGAGTTCGACGTCTCCCGCACCACGGTGCGCCAGGCGCTCGCCGAACTCACCGTCGAAGGCAGGCTGCTGCGGGTGCAGGGCAAGGGCACCTTCGCGGCGAAGCCGAAGGTCGCGCAGCGGCTGCAGCTGTCCAGCTACACCGAGGACATGCGCGCCCAGGGCCGCCAGCCCACCTCCCGGCTGCTGGAGGTCGTGGAGGAACCCGCCGACCACGAGCTCGCCACCCTGCTCGGCACCCGTCCGGGCGCGACGGCCCTGCGGTTGCGGCGGTTGCGGCTCGCCGACGGGGAGCCGATGGCCATCGAGACCACGCACCTGGCGCTGTCCCGCTTCCGGGGCCTGACCACCCGGCTGGAATCGGGCGGGTCGCTGTACCGGGTGCTGCGGGAGCACTTCGGCGTGGAGCTCGGGCACGCCGACGAGACCATCGAGACCGCGCTGGCCAGCCCGGAGGAGGCCGAGACGCTCGGCGCCGACGTGGGCCTGCCGATGCTGCTGCTTTCCCGGCACTCCTTCGACGCCGCCGGTGAACCCGTCGAATGGGTCCGCTCGATCTACCGCGGCGACCGGTACAAGTTCGTCGCCCGCCTCAACCCTCCGAAGTGA
- a CDS encoding threonine ammonia-lyase gives MDLVTPQDVEAAQRRISTVAGPSAVVRTPLLPLIGIEDREIWVKPENLQPTGAFKIRGALNAIAALPEPVRARGVVAYSSGNHARAVAHAAHAFGVPATVVVPHTAPAAKIAAARELGAEVVAVDVADRESTAQRITAERGATLVPPFDDLAVIAGQGTVGLEIAADLEVDVVVVPVSGGGLLSGVATAIRARRPAAKIIGVEPELAADARESLHAGRRVSWPIELRTRTGADGLTAQPSELTFRHLLDRVDDIVTVSEAEIDAAVAHLARRARIVAERSGAVSVAACLHRRLPPGRTVAVVSGGNIDAGELANLLTSEG, from the coding sequence ATGGACTTGGTGACACCGCAGGACGTCGAGGCCGCTCAGCGCCGCATCAGCACCGTCGCGGGGCCGTCGGCCGTGGTCCGCACCCCGCTGCTCCCGCTGATCGGGATCGAGGACCGGGAGATCTGGGTGAAACCGGAGAACCTGCAACCGACCGGCGCGTTCAAGATCCGCGGCGCGCTGAACGCGATCGCCGCGCTGCCGGAGCCGGTCCGGGCCCGCGGCGTCGTCGCCTACTCCAGCGGGAACCACGCCCGCGCCGTGGCCCACGCCGCGCACGCCTTCGGCGTCCCCGCGACGGTGGTCGTGCCGCACACCGCACCGGCCGCGAAGATCGCCGCCGCGCGGGAGCTGGGCGCCGAGGTCGTGGCGGTGGACGTGGCCGACCGGGAGAGCACCGCGCAGCGGATCACCGCCGAGCGCGGAGCGACGCTGGTGCCGCCGTTCGACGATCTCGCCGTCATCGCGGGCCAGGGCACCGTCGGCCTGGAGATCGCGGCGGACCTGGAGGTGGACGTGGTGGTGGTGCCGGTCAGCGGCGGCGGCCTGCTGTCCGGGGTCGCCACGGCCATCCGCGCGCGGCGGCCCGCGGCGAAGATCATCGGCGTGGAGCCGGAGCTGGCGGCGGACGCGCGCGAGAGCCTGCACGCGGGCCGCCGGGTGTCCTGGCCGATCGAGCTGCGCACCCGCACCGGCGCCGACGGCCTCACCGCGCAGCCTTCCGAGCTGACCTTCCGGCACCTGCTGGACCGGGTGGACGACATCGTCACCGTCTCCGAGGCGGAGATCGACGCCGCCGTCGCTCACCTGGCTCGGCGAGCCCGGATCGTGGCCGAGCGCAGCGGTGCCGTCTCGGTCGCCGCCTGCCTGCACCGGCGGCTGCCGCCGGGCCGCACGGTCGCGGTCGTCTCCGGCGGCAACATCGACGCGGGAGAGCTCGCGAACCTGCTCACTTCGGAGGGTTGA